The window CCGGTTGTTGTCGTAAGTGTATCCGATTTAAACAAATCATTGAGTATGGTAGCGAGTGCCTGCGCATCCGCATTAACCAATGGGAAAACCCGAATCTGGGTTACACTCGTTTGGGGAGCATCAAGTTGTTTGATAATTTCGGCAAATCGCCGAACATTCGAAGCGATGTCGGTGACAATTAACGTATTGCTACGTGCATTTGCTGATAAATCGCCTCGTTTCGGCATCAGATTTGCTAAATCGCGTTTTAATTCTGCGGCATCAGCATAGGATAACGGGATAACCTGAGTGATAAACTCATCACTCGGTTCGATAGTATTTGGGTCTGAGCCAACTCGAACTTTTACTTCCGCTTGTTTCGCGGCATCGATAGGAACAATTTTTAAAACGTTATTTACCCGAATCGAAGTGTATCCTTTTACTGCCAGTGCTGAATTTAATGCAGATAATGCATCTTCAACCGAAATATCCTTTTCGCTTAAAATTGTTATATCGCCGGAAACTTCGGCATCTTTAACCACAGTGCATCCGGTAATATTACTGATATAGCGCAAAACCTGTTCCAGACTTGCGCGTGTAAACCGAAACGAAACCTTTTTCACCATTTCAGATTCTCGGTCTGGAACTCCGCTCATTTTATTACTGGTCGAAGTGTCAAGGTTCGAAGACTCAAGTTTAGGCGACTCTGCTTCTGAAGAAAATTGGCTATACGTTGATTCTAGCGCCAGGGTGTTTTCGGATGTCGGGTTCATTTTAGATTCAACGACTACTGGCGGTGCAGATTGAGTATTCACCTCAGGCTCTGCCGCGAATATACCGGCTGCACATAAAGTTAATAATGAAATGCAGATACAATTTTTTACCCCACGACGAAAGGCAACGCGTAGGTTAAAATTCAATGTCCGCGCGCAGGGATTCGTTTTGTGTAATATTCGTTTCATTTTAATTCCTCCTCTTGTTGTAGCCGCCGTTTACGTAACCGTTCTTCTAGACTATCGCCTGGCGGTAAAGGCATAGTTACAGCACCGGAAGATACGGTTTCAGTAGTAGGTGTAATAGTTTGATTCTCTATATCTGATGTATCTCCTTTTTCTGGGACTTCAGTGCGTATAGTACCGGTTCCGGGAATAGGAATTTGGTCTCCGATATAATAAGTTTTAGTCTGATTTTTCTTTTCCAGAACCACTTTATCGAAATCAATCGTGGTAATTGAATAATCAAGGAGTTGGTCGTTTACTTTCAGATAATTGGCATCACCGGAGTTCAAATTTTCAACTAAAACTAGATATTGTGTTCCATCGTAAACGATACCGGTTATGGTTAATTTCTCCGGTTCGATAACCCGTTCGATAATTGGAATCGCCGGTTGGATACTTCTGCGCATATCTGGCGGTGTGAAAATATCGGATTCAATTATCTCGGCCATGAGGTCTGGTTCGGTTTTTACTTCTGCTGGAATCACACTCGTTCCACTTGGTGTCGAGCGAGACAAATGTTTGTTCGCATCCGATGCTGTTGCCGATGTCGACTTGTTTGCGCACCCGAAATAGAATAGTGTATATCCTAACAGTATAATCAGAGAATATTTTTTATAATTCATTATTACCACTCGTTGTCGTTGATTTTTGTTTCGGAGCTGATTCCGCACGACTTAATGTAGCTACGGTAATATTCGCAGTAATTTCTTTCAAAAGGTCTTTAGGTTTAGCAATCCGGATTCTATTAATTCGCGCGATTGCGCTCGGCTGTTCTATTTGTGCAATAAACCGACAAACGGTTTCGAGATCGCCGGTAATTTCAACTTCATAGTTCAACTCTGAATGAACGCCCCGATTCTGAATAGCACCCGGTCTGACTGAAGTCATGATAACCCCAGCGTCACTTGCCCAGGATTCCAGGTTCTCTAAAAAATAAGCAGTAGCATCAGTCTGATTCAAGATTGTTCCTTGCGCATATACCATTAATCCGGGATTCGATTTCAACTGTTTAGCTTGGTTAATCCGGGTTTCTAAAGTTCGAATTTGACTGGTAATTAAGTTCCATCGTTCAATATAAGGTATGACGAAATAGCGATACATTAAGACAATAGAAATAAACAAAACCATCACCAACACCATTTTCTTTTCACGAGATGATAAAGTTAGCATAGTGGGTTCAGTTCCTTATCTTACTTCTTTCGTTCTTCCGTTTTGATATATTTCAACGATAACCCGAATTCTATCGGATACGTTGGGTTTCGTTTTGAAATCCGGCAATACAATAATCTAATACTGGCAAATCGGTTGGATTCATTGAGTCGTTTTAACAAGTTCGATACCGCTTGCGTCGAGCTTGCTAATCCGGATAAGGTAATATCTTTCGTGCGGTCATAGGTCATAACCTGCAGATAAGCGTCATCCGACCAATTGACAGATATGCTGTGCAATATTTCAAGAACGCTCGCTGCTTCCTGCTTCCACGTTTTAATCGTTGAGAGATTAATATTACTTTGCTCCGATTGGATAATAAGAGGCCGATATACCGCATATTCGGATTGCAATCGAACCAGTTGTTTTTGCTTATGCAAGAGCAATCCTAATAGGATAACAATAATTATTGCAGCTAGTCCAAAACCTATCGCTACCTGGCGAATGTAAACCGGTACATGGAACGGTTCAACGGCAAACAATCGCGGTTGGTTTAAATCACAATATTGGTCGGTAACCCCTTCTGGAAGGATACTACCAAACGCTGTGATTGCACTTTGTTGTTTTTCCAACAGACCATTGGTTCCTCGTGATATCGTAAGACAATGAACCGTACAATGTAATTGTTCGGTTACTGCTTGTGCTACCTGTGGCAAATAATTTCCTGCTCCACAAAATAGAACTTGTTTCGGACTCGGTTTCCCCCAGGCTAGTGCGTATGATTCCAAGTTACGTCTTAATTCAAATATCAACTGATTAACCCAGTTTATCGCTTCCGGATTCGTATAATCAATTAGGGTCAGGGGATGTACCGTTTTTCGTTCATCCGATTCCGTCTGAAACCGCTGTCCTAAATCAGGCATAGATTCTAATAAGGCTTTGAATCCAAAAGATGCACTTCTAGTATAAATAACCCGTTTATTTTCGATGACCATTATTTCCGTTTCTGTAGAACCAATATTGACCACTAACCACAAATCAGGTCGTGGTTGTTCATATTGGATAGCCCGATTTAATGATAATGAACTCAATTCAATCCGATTGAGTTTTAATCCGGCAACCTTGCATACGTTCCGATAAAACGCAATATCGGTTTGTTTTGCAGTGATAACCATGATTTTCTGTTCGCCGGGTTCCGTTTTCTGAAGAATAAAATAATCAGAAGCAACCGAATCAAGTGATGCCGGAAGTTCTCGTTCTAATTGCAGCTCGAGCATTTTGGTGGTTTCCAACTCGCTACCAAGAGGAAGCGTGAATTCCGTGGTTAAAACGTCAGCTCGGGGTAAGGTGAAGCGAACCATTCGCGTTTTAATTTGTTCTTTTTTCCAGAGTGCTGCTAGCCATTTCCCAAACGATTCCGGTTCAGTCCGGTTTAGCGTTGGAGGTATCGGAACAATCAAATGTTTCTCAATTACCGGCTGGTCATGTTCATATCTAACTTCAACCAAGGTTAATTCATGGCGACTGATATCTACACCAACTAGACGTCGAAATTGTTTTTTCTGGTTAAACATAATATTTACCAATCAACGAAAGAATAGCATATCCACTGAACAGAAAATCTAAACAACATTGACAATTGTATCCTGTGTTTCCTGCCGTTGTTCAGTGCATCAAATTCAACTCATTATATTCCCGGTCCTAAATCAGAAATATCCCGATAATAGAGAATTCTAATAGGAACCACAGCTCGGTCTATTACTGCAATTAACCTCGTATACCCGGATTTATTCGTTAATCGGCCTAGCGATTGAACCGTAAATTGTGACGACCGAACAGTAACATAATCACTTATCTGCTGAAACGATGTTTTCCCAATGGTTTCCGCCAACTCACCGAGATTCTTAAACGCACCACTGGTTCCATTCCGTCGTTCAATGATTTTTTCCGCAATCTCAGCGGTTATTCCGGGTAGAAATTGTAACGTTTCTTTCGATGCAGTATTGATATTAATTAATCCAGGTAATTTCTCGCGTTCTACTACCGTTATATAATCTACAATCGCACCGAACTTCTGGTTATTAATTCCGGTAACATTTAACAGGTCACCGAGACTACGAAACCCGTTTCTTCTCCGGTAACTGATAATATTCGCAATATCGGCATTCGATAATCCATATTGGGTCAATTGCCGTAACTGTGACCCGGAAGCTTGATTGATATTAATCCGTTGCGTTCCATCCAGCGCTACATTCATATCATACGAATATATGGTTATATAGGGATACCATCCGCGATCGAGTTTCCCATCGGCATTATCCGGTGGAAAATTCGTATCGCCATCATTTTCGTTCGCATCTAATAGTCCGTTCAAATTCGCATCTTCACCAAAAAGGATTTGTGGTGTTATCCCTTTAACCAGCAACAACTCTTCAAGGGTATCGAACGGTCCATTCTTACACTTATACGGCGGATTCAATTGCGTATAATATTCATCTTTTGCACCATAAGGAGACGCTTTTGCGGTTGCTGATCGCCAATCAATAATCGAATCTGCAATGATTTCATCCGCTTGTGGTAACCGTAATAGCATTTCTTTCGGCGCTGAATTGATGTTCAATTTCGAATTTTCATCGGTTAACCCAAACCCTTGCTTAGCTTCAGGGGAGGTAATGTCCGGGAAAAAAAGTGTATAGGTTCCTTCTCCTACCACGATGTTCTGAAATCCATCGGAATTCACACGCCATCGGCTGGTTAAAGTTCCGATTGCAGTCGAATCTAGCGCTACTTCGGCAATCGCTCGTTCAATTCCGGATTTGGCTATTTCGAACGTTTTGAGTTTATCAATTCCATTCGCAGCAATTCGATATTCGACCACCATCGAACGACTAAACGACATCGCTACGACCGTTAAAATGACCATAATCCATAACACGACAATTAAGATTATTCCGCGCGCCATACGTATCCTGTTCGGTAGTATTCAAAAGTTCTCCTTGACTTCGAGCCAGCTTTTGCCAAGAATTCCTCAGATTTATCTGTGGCGTTTTTCAGTTGTATAATCTCGGCTATACTTTGGACAATCTTTCTTTATATCGGCTATCCTTTTGGTAATCGTATCGCGGTTGTAAACCAGTTTAGCATCTGCGGGGTTTCAATATCTGGTGTCGCAATTGTTATCATTACCGCTTTTGGTAATATTGTGGTATCAGTCCATTCCGATACCCAGGTGGTATCATTGGCAAATTGAAACCGGAGACTTTTCACCTCGGTTGAAATTAACTGATAATTTATATCGGTTGATTCAGGGTCTGTAATATGCCGATTAACGATGCGCAATAACCCGACTGTATTCGTATTCGGAACAGTATCAATCGCATACTTGATGATCGCTTCATCGGAAATGCCCGATACCGTCCAATCAATGGGTTGATTGGTGCTGATAAATTGGATACTATCTTGATAAATACTTCCATCTGAATAGGTAGTTGCGGTAAATTGCCAGCTTGGTGTTGTGCTCGAAACGCTCGCGGTTAATAAGTCATTACGGATGGTATCAAGAATCACCCGCGCTCTCTGATTTTTTTCTGCAATAACCATTCCTTTTTGTTTCGATTTCAAACCTGCAGCAAGGGTGCCATAAATTGCGCTCCCTACAATCACCGCTATCGTAATCGCTAGCAGCAACTCGATTAACGTGAATCCTTTCGAATTAATCCGAAATTTCATGATGATATTTCACCACGGTCGGCAATAAGTTTTGTTATCGTTAATGTTCGTGTCGTATTATCTTCAATCCAAGAAATCGTTAGGTTAATTTGTAGTAAATTATCGAGTTGAGTTGTAGCCACGTTCATTTGCCAAGTGAAATCCGGATAATCTGGTCCGAAATCACCAGTTCCGGATTGTAAAGCCAAAAAAGATTGCAATTCTATTTCTGTTATTTTTTGTTCCGCTAAAAATCGGGCTATCGTAGCTTTATCCGAGACACGAACCGCTCGTAATCCAATTGAAAATGCCTGAGATATCAATACCAATCCGACAACAACTATTACCAGCGCTATGACCACTTCTAATAGGGTAAACCCGAATTCAGATTTCGGATTTTTACCCAACGAAATTTTAACGAAATCTGGGCGAATTCCAGCTATTGACTTTTTCATATCGCGGTATCTGTAGCTTGGATGGTTGCTAATCCGGTAATTCCGGATATTGTTATTTGCCGTTGTTCATTATCACGGGTGCTGAATATAACCATCACATCGTTTGAAGTGCCGCGCGGGGTAAACGAAATAGTAACAACCCCTGATTCTTGCGGTTGATTTTGGTCGAGTTGAATCGAAACGAACCGCACCGTTGAATCAAGCGAAACCGGTTGTCCCCACCTATCTCCAGAAGATGTATATTGCCCGGCAATTCCGGTCGATACATTTTCATATGTTAGCCAATACCTTTGCTGGTCTAAATCGCAAGTTAATCGATAATTTACTCCTTGCATAACCGCCTGCGACCGTGCATAATTCGCATACGCAACCCAATCTCGACATGCACTATCTAATCGCGTCCGATTCGTGAACCCACCAAAATACGGGACCGTAAAAATTGCAATTACACCGATAACCACCAAAACCACCGCAAGTTCAATTAAGGTAAAACCTTGAAGCGATGGCCATGCAATGCCCCTAGTGTTTTGTCGAATCAGATGGCGCTGTTCTACCGTTGCATTGTGTCCGGAGAAATTACCGTATTTATTTCGTTTCCGTCGTTGCCCAATTCGTAATATCATCGGAAGTCCCATCCTGTCCATCCGGACCAAATGAATATAAATCGTATCCATTAACATTATGGGTTCCAGGAAAAACATAGACATACGCATTCCCCCAGGGGTCAAGCGGAACATCCTTTTTTAGATACGGTCCCTTCCAATTTTTAGGCACTGGCTCAGTCGTTGGTTGAACTCGCAATGCTTGCAATCCTTGTTCCGTAGAAGGATAGGTTCCGTTATCCGCTTCATACATATCTAGTGCCGTGCTGAATAGCGAATCGATCTGCGTCCTAGCAGCTGCGATACGCGCTTGTTCGGTTCGGCCACCAAACCGTGGGATAACCAGCGCAGCTAACACTGCTAGAATAATCACCACCACCATAATCTCGATGAGGGTAAATCCTTTTTGATTCATACCTTCTCCTTTAGGTTTTCGAATGGGAGCAACTACGAACGAGATAATATCTCGTTCGTAGTTGCTCTCTATTTAATCATACTATTCAATGAAAAAATCGGTAGTAACATCGAAATAACAATAAATCCTATAATACATGCCATACAAATTATCATAACTGGTTCGAGTAATGAAACTAAAACTCGAACGGTATTATCGACTTCAGTATCATACGATTCTGCAATTCTTATCAACACCTCTTCGAGATTGCCGGCTTCTTCTCCGACCGCAATCATTTCTACTACAGAAGGCGGAAATATTCTGCTTAACCGCAACGGTTCAGCTAGCGATTGGCCTTCGCGAATACTGCCTGCGACTTCACCAATTTCCCGCGCAATAATTTCGTTTCCGGTAGCGTCTTTAACTGATTGTAATGCGGTTAATAACGGTATTCCACTTCGCAGTAAGGTACCAAGTGTCCGACAGAATCTAGAAACCGCGATTTTAACCACTATATCTCTAACGATCGGCAGAACCAACTTAAATTCATCAAATCGATATTTACCGGATTTTGTTTTCACCCAACGACGAAATAATATAATACTTCCACTGATAACCAATAGGAGCAGAATCCACCATGACCGTAGCCAGCCGCTGATTGACAACAAGATGAGCGTTGGAATCGGTAAACTTTGCCCTAAATCAGCAAATAAAACGGCAAATTTGGGAATAAAAAACGTTAATAAAAACGCTACGGACGCCGTGCCAACAATGAATAATAATATTGGATACGCTAATGCTGCTTTAACCCGAGCGATTAAGTTCTGTTCTTTTTCTAAAAATTCTGCTATCCGACTTAATACCGATTCTAAACTACCTGAAATTTCTCCGGCTTTAACCAGATTAACCTGCAATTCAGAAAAAATTTTTGGATATTCCGCTAATGCATTCGCTAAACTACTCCCAGCAACAACAGAATTTTTAATCTGCTGGATGATCGTTTTCCAATATGGGTTCGATTGCTGGTTAGTTAACGTAGTGAGTGATTTGGTTAAAGGCACACCAGCATTCAACAAATCCGCTAGTTGTTTCATAAACCTGGATACATCTGCTTTTCGAACTCGTTTTCTCAATAAATACTTCGAACTCCGTTGATCAATAGCTTCCTGAGTGGTTAACTCCAGCGGAGTTAATCCCATTCCCGATAGCCGTTCGATAACCGCGGCTCGACTATCTCCAACCAACACTCCGGTAACAATTTGTCCAGTTCGATTTTTTGCTCGGTATAGAAAGTTCGCCATAACAATTCAACCTACATCAGAATATCGAACATCGTACTCCGCAATACACTTCGCTAGAGTATATTTGTTTGATATTAGGATTTTGGGATTTCGTTGTATCGCAGTTTATTCTTCTTTAGTTACACGGAGTACCTCTTCAATAGTAGTTAATCCCGCACAAACTTTTTGCCAACCGTCATCTCGTAACGTTTTCATATTTTTAGTTAATGCCTGCCGTTTGATTTGGCCCGCCGTCGCATGGTGTACAATCATATCTCGAATATCATCATCTACCAATAATAACTCAAATATCCCCATTCGCCCGCGATACCCGGTTTTTTTGCAAAATTCACACCCTTTCCCGCGATATACCCGGTTGGTCTGGTATTGGGCAAAATATTCTTCAATATCTTTTCGGTCAACAATCTGTTCTTCTTTACAATGCTCACAAATACGGCGGACTAACCGTTGCGCCATAATTCCTTCTACTGACGAAGCGACTAAATACGGTTCAATTCCCATATCAATCAAGCGGGTTATTGAACTCGCCGCATCGTTGGTATGTAAGGTGCTAAATACGAGATGACCGGTTAACGCTGACCGAATTGCGATATCTGCCGTATCCCGGTCGCGAATTTCTCCAACCATAATAATATCCGGATCGTGTCGAAGTATTGAACGAAGCCCTTGTGCGAAATCAAACCCTATTTTCGGTTTTGTTGGAATTTGAAGTATCCCTTTTAATTGATATTCAACCGGATCTTCAATCGTAATAATTTTTTTATCATCTGAATTGATTTCCGCTAATGCCGCATATAGCGTGGTTGATTTTCCACTGCCGGTCGGACCAGTAACAAGAATTATTCCATGCGGCCGGTCAATTAACTTCCGGAATCCGGCATAGGACTGTTCATCCATGCCCAAATCTTCCAAACCGAGAAAAATCGCACTCCGGTCTAACAAACGCAGAACAACACTTTCACCGTGAATTCCCGGAATTATCGAAACGCGAACATCAATTTCTTTATCGCCAGCCCGTAATTTAATTCTACCGTCTTGTGGCAACCGTTTTTCGGCAATATTAAGTTCTGCCATAATCTTGATGCGCGAGATAATCGCATGCTGAAATAACTTTATTTTCGGCGGCGTTACCGCAGAATGCAGTATCCCATCTATTCGATAGCGAACGCGAAGTTCATCTTCAAACGGTTCGATATGGATATCACTTGCTCGGTCGCGAACAGCTTCTAAAATAATCTGGTTAACAAATTGTACCAACGATGCATCTTCAACCATTTCCAACGATTCTCCGTTTTCCTCTCCAGCGCCCGGTAATACTTCAAGATTCTGCCCGCTTTCTTGCAGCAGTTGGTCCATACTTTCCGCACCAATACCATAGTATTTCTTTAATAACCGGTCGATTTCATTCGAATTACCTACAACAGGCTGGACATCGCAATCTAAGAGAACGCGGAGTTCATCTACTGCTTTCAGATTAAGTGGATCAGAAGTCGCTATAACGAGGGTGCCATTAGTTCGTTTTATAGGAAGCAGCTTTTTCCGCATGGCAATTTTTGCCGGCACGGAATTGATAGTATTCTGGTCAATACTTATTTGACTTAAATCTACATATTCTAATCCTAAAAATTCTGCTACCGCACGTAATAACGTTGATTCAGAAATCAGTCCAAGTCGGAGTAACGCTTGACTAATATGTTCTCCTGAAGACTTCGCAGCATTTTGTGCGATGGACAACTGTTCCTGGGTGATTAATTTTTTTTCGAGCAACGTTTGTTCTAGCATATGTTAATATATACGGTATTTTGACCCAGCTATAGCTATTCGACGGAACAAATTTCTACCGAATGGTTAGTTCAATTTTAGTCGTAAGCTAAGAGGAAACAAATATCTCTTAATTCGTTCATTCCGCTTTGCTTCTACCCGTCTTCAGTTGAGGTTTCTTTCCGATTTATCAGGAGTATTCACTAACCATGACATCGAAGACTTCGCCCCCGGTTAACCTTTGTTACTGCAGTATTTGGTACCTTGTGGTAAAAAAACACCTATCCTGTAGTTTTGGTTGGTTTGAAGTCTTCGATATCTCAGTTTTCCTTAGTTATTGCGAGTTCGCCCGCCGCCGCTGTCTCGATTACCACGACCACCAAAACCACCTCGAGCGCCACCGAATCCCATACCACCCATACCTAAACCCTGAGTAATAACGCCATTGAGGGTTAACTGCGCTTCTTGCTGGATAGTTAATACTGATTTTAAATTTGTTTCTAGCTCTTCAGTTTTCTTTTTGATTTCAGCAGCTTTCGCTTTGAGCCTATCTAAAGCTTGTTTAATCGCTTTATCCGATGCTTTACCCGATTCCAATAGATCGCGGAGATCCTGCCGTAATGGTTGTAATTCCTGCATCGAGCTAAACCGATAACTGATTAGCGCTTCGATTTTCGGCATAATCACTTTCGCTTCGTCTGCGGTTAGTTTAACATTTGTGGTTGACCGTTCAATCATTCTCGCTTGAAATTGCGCAGGGTCAAATCCGCCCGGTCCGGGACGCTGAGTTTCGCTCGGTGGTGGTGGCGGCTCTTGCGCCATAACCAGCACAACCCCAATGAATAGACTGACGACTAAAACACTGGTTAAAACTTTTATGGTTCTATTACATTTCATAACGTTCTCCTTATTACAAGGTAGCGGAAATCCGAAGTACATAAGTTATCTCATAACCTTGCACCTCGTCCCTACCGTCTGGTATTGAATTTTACCGTGGAGGTGGGGGCAAAAAATCTCGGGATGGCGGTGGCAAAAACCGTCTGGTGGTATCATTTCCTAATCGTTGCCGCCGTTCCATCTCGAATTTCTTCCGCTCCATCTCCATTTTATCTCGAAACTGTTTATATTTAACCTTCTGTTCCGGGGTTAAGACCGACTCGATTTGGGTTTCCACCTCCTTCCGAATAGAATTTGCCTTCTCCCGGAACGGAGCTAATTCTTGTTCAATCCGTTTCCGATTCGCTTCGAGAATATTTTCAATTTTATTCACTTGTTCTGGAGTTAAGTTTAGCTGCTGTTTCAAATCAGTTATAAAATTTTGCGGTCTAGGTGGTGGTCCACCTCGTCCACGACGACGCTGTTCCATTTCATAGCGCTGATATACTTGTCCGCTAAGGAACCCTAAAACATCTCCAATTAAAAACACTGCTATGATAAATACAATCCATTTAAGTTTAGGATTTGCCATTTAGCTTGCTCCTTCCGTTTTCGTCTCGGAAGATGGAATAAGGATTTCTAACCCACTGCTCGCAGATAATTCAGTATCTTTGGTTAGATAACTATCAAGAGAAATATCAGTCTTTTCCCCAGGAGTTAGATATGACTGGGCAATGAAAACGAAAAATATCACTACGACTACCGTAGCTAATGCCGGAAGTGGGTTCGGTAACCATTTGAGAATTCGTTCATCTTCCCAAACATGGAGTGGTTGAAACTGTTCAGTGCGTAATCTGTGAGAGATGGTTTGCCAGAGTTCAGGTTCCGGAGTTAATTCTGATTCTTCAGTATATACCTTATGGATTTTCTGCCATGCAGTAAGTTTATCGCGACATAGCGCGCATTCCGATAGATGTCGTTCAATCTTCCGACGTTTAGTTTCGGATAGTTCATTATCTACATATGCGGATAGATTTTTCAACCAATATTGATGTTTCATAATGTAAGTTTAATCCTATGTCTTTATTTCATTATAAATCTCGGATAATTCCTGCTGGAGTAATTCGCGTGCGCGAAATATTCGGGATTTAACCGTTCCAATCCGAACGCCAAGAATTTGTCCGATTTCTGCGTAACTTAACTCTTCAATTTCGTTAAGATAAAACGTTTCAGCGAACTCCTCCGGTAATCGGTTAATCGCCTCTATAATCTTTTGACGTAATTCCCTCGTTGTATGTTCCTGTTCAGGATTTGGTTTTGTGTCCGGAATCCGTTCGAGGACGAATTCGTTTTCCGGAGACTCATGATCTTGTAAGGTATATATCACCGGACGATGCCTGCGTTGTCGCAGCATATCCCGGCATTGATTTATGGTTATCCGAT is drawn from bacterium and contains these coding sequences:
- the pilO gene encoding type 4a pilus biogenesis protein PilO, with the protein product MLTLSSREKKMVLVMVLFISIVLMYRYFVIPYIERWNLITSQIRTLETRINQAKQLKSNPGLMVYAQGTILNQTDATAYFLENLESWASDAGVIMTSVRPGAIQNRGVHSELNYEVEITGDLETVCRFIAQIEQPSAIARINRIRIAKPKDLLKEITANITVATLSRAESAPKQKSTTTSGNNEL
- the pilM gene encoding pilus assembly protein PilM, producing the protein MFNQKKQFRRLVGVDISRHELTLVEVRYEHDQPVIEKHLIVPIPPTLNRTEPESFGKWLAALWKKEQIKTRMVRFTLPRADVLTTEFTLPLGSELETTKMLELQLERELPASLDSVASDYFILQKTEPGEQKIMVITAKQTDIAFYRNVCKVAGLKLNRIELSSLSLNRAIQYEQPRPDLWLVVNIGSTETEIMVIENKRVIYTRSASFGFKALLESMPDLGQRFQTESDERKTVHPLTLIDYTNPEAINWVNQLIFELRRNLESYALAWGKPSPKQVLFCGAGNYLPQVAQAVTEQLHCTVHCLTISRGTNGLLEKQQSAITAFGSILPEGVTDQYCDLNQPRLFAVEPFHVPVYIRQVAIGFGLAAIIIVILLGLLLHKQKQLVRLQSEYAVYRPLIIQSEQSNINLSTIKTWKQEAASVLEILHSISVNWSDDAYLQVMTYDRTKDITLSGLASSTQAVSNLLKRLNESNRFASIRLLYCRISKRNPTYPIEFGLSLKYIKTEERKK
- a CDS encoding helix-hairpin-helix domain-containing protein, whose translation is MARGIILIVVLWIMVILTVVAMSFSRSMVVEYRIAANGIDKLKTFEIAKSGIERAIAEVALDSTAIGTLTSRWRVNSDGFQNIVVGEGTYTLFFPDITSPEAKQGFGLTDENSKLNINSAPKEMLLRLPQADEIIADSIIDWRSATAKASPYGAKDEYYTQLNPPYKCKNGPFDTLEELLLVKGITPQILFGEDANLNGLLDANENDGDTNFPPDNADGKLDRGWYPYITIYSYDMNVALDGTQRININQASGSQLRQLTQYGLSNADIANIISYRRRNGFRSLGDLLNVTGINNQKFGAIVDYITVVEREKLPGLININTASKETLQFLPGITAEIAEKIIERRNGTSGAFKNLGELAETIGKTSFQQISDYVTVRSSQFTVQSLGRLTNKSGYTRLIAVIDRAVVPIRILYYRDISDLGPGI
- a CDS encoding prepilin-type N-terminal cleavage/methylation domain-containing protein — encoded protein: MKFRINSKGFTLIELLLAITIAVIVGSAIYGTLAAGLKSKQKGMVIAEKNQRARVILDTIRNDLLTASVSSTTPSWQFTATTYSDGSIYQDSIQFISTNQPIDWTVSGISDEAIIKYAIDTVPNTNTVGLLRIVNRHITDPESTDINYQLISTEVKSLRFQFANDTTWVSEWTDTTILPKAVMITIATPDIETPQMLNWFTTAIRLPKG
- a CDS encoding prepilin-type N-terminal cleavage/methylation domain-containing protein; translated protein: MKKSIAGIRPDFVKISLGKNPKSEFGFTLLEVVIALVIVVVGLVLISQAFSIGLRAVRVSDKATIARFLAEQKITEIELQSFLALQSGTGDFGPDYPDFTWQMNVATTQLDNLLQINLTISWIEDNTTRTLTITKLIADRGEISS
- a CDS encoding GspH/FimT family pseudopilin, whose amino-acid sequence is MILRIGQRRKRNKYGNFSGHNATVEQRHLIRQNTRGIAWPSLQGFTLIELAVVLVVIGVIAIFTVPYFGGFTNRTRLDSACRDWVAYANYARSQAVMQGVNYRLTCDLDQQRYWLTYENVSTGIAGQYTSSGDRWGQPVSLDSTVRFVSIQLDQNQPQESGVVTISFTPRGTSNDVMVIFSTRDNEQRQITISGITGLATIQATDTAI
- the gspG gene encoding type II secretion system major pseudopilin GspG, with the protein product MNQKGFTLIEIMVVVIILAVLAALVIPRFGGRTEQARIAAARTQIDSLFSTALDMYEADNGTYPSTEQGLQALRVQPTTEPVPKNWKGPYLKKDVPLDPWGNAYVYVFPGTHNVNGYDLYSFGPDGQDGTSDDITNWATTETK
- a CDS encoding type II secretion system F family protein; the protein is MANFLYRAKNRTGQIVTGVLVGDSRAAVIERLSGMGLTPLELTTQEAIDQRSSKYLLRKRVRKADVSRFMKQLADLLNAGVPLTKSLTTLTNQQSNPYWKTIIQQIKNSVVAGSSLANALAEYPKIFSELQVNLVKAGEISGSLESVLSRIAEFLEKEQNLIARVKAALAYPILLFIVGTASVAFLLTFFIPKFAVLFADLGQSLPIPTLILLSISGWLRSWWILLLLVISGSIILFRRWVKTKSGKYRFDEFKLVLPIVRDIVVKIAVSRFCRTLGTLLRSGIPLLTALQSVKDATGNEIIAREIGEVAGSIREGQSLAEPLRLSRIFPPSVVEMIAVGEEAGNLEEVLIRIAESYDTEVDNTVRVLVSLLEPVMIICMACIIGFIVISMLLPIFSLNSMIK